In Hemiscyllium ocellatum isolate sHemOce1 chromosome 20, sHemOce1.pat.X.cur, whole genome shotgun sequence, one genomic interval encodes:
- the rps2 gene encoding 40S ribosomal protein S2, translated as MADDAGGRGGFRGGFGSGGRGRGRGRGRGRGRGRGARGGKAEDKEWVPVTKLGRLVKDMKIKSLEEIYLFSLPIKESEIIDFFLGSALKDEVLKIMPVQKQTRAGQRTRFKAFVAIGDYNGHVGLGVKCSKEVATAIRGAIILAKLSIIPVRRGYWGNKIGKPHTVPCKVTGRCGSVLVRLIPAPRGTGIVSAPVPKKLLQMAGIDDCYTSARGCTATLGNFAKATFDAISKTYSYLTPDLWKETVFTKAPYQEFTDHLAKTHTRVSVQRSQSAVAPAT; from the exons ATGGCGGACGACGCCGGTGGTAGAGGAGGCTTCCGCGGTGGCTTCGGCTCTGGTGGCCGTGGGCGGGGCCGAGGCCGCGGGCGGGGACGTGGCAGGGGTCGTGGTGCCCGTGGTGGAAAGGCTGAAGATAAGGAG TGGGTGCCCGTAACTAAACTTGGTCGTTTGGTAAAAGATATGAAAATCAAAAGTCTGGAGGAAATTTATCTCTTCTCCCTTCCTATCAAG GAGTCTGAAATAATTGACTTCTTCCTGGGATCAGCCTTGAAGGACGAGGTTCTCAAGATCATGCCCGTACAGAAGCAAACCCGTGCTGGTCAACGCACAAGGTTTAAG GCTTTTGTTGCAATTGGTGACTATAATGGACATGTTGGATTGGGTGTCAAATGCTCGAAGGAAGTGGCCACTGCAATTCGTGGGGCTATCATTCTGGCCAAGCTGTCAATCATTCCTGTAAGGAGGGGCTACTGGGGTAACAAAATTGGAAAACCCCACACTGTACCATGCAAG gtgacTGGGCGTTGTGGTTCAGTCTTGGTGCGTCTGATCCCTGCTCCACGTGGTACCGGTATTGTCTCAGCTCCAGTCCCCAAGAAACTACTCCAGATGGCTGGTATTGACGATTGCTACACCTCTGCTAGAGGCTGCACGGCCACACTGGGCAACTTTG CTAAAGCAACATTTGATGCCATCTCAAAGACCTACAGTTATCTGACCCCGGACCTGTGGAAGGAGACTGTGTTTACCAAAGCCCCGTACCAG